In Apostichopus japonicus isolate 1M-3 chromosome 3, ASM3797524v1, whole genome shotgun sequence, a single genomic region encodes these proteins:
- the LOC139961866 gene encoding uncharacterized protein: protein MMTGYLGVVIFSLAVQLLLLFNPIEATWQCPEACSCTGASLDCLAASLIEIPSEIPDTYEGLCLGFNDIQSVERDSLSHLGNLRLIDLRSNGIFQINDMTFQELQTLETLQLSSNNLRAITVDLLSGLRSLEVLDVSSNVIDRIDPGSFDHLPNIKEIYLQSNLIELLHPMMFRSLANLEILSLRNNFIEEIASTALPLPSNLRELDLKYNDLYEIDDNIFRQQSRLKTLLLGTNYISYIAEMAFTDITYLEELDVSSNELESIPPEALGGLRNLNILDLSDNKIDVITIGALRTLEKLEELDLTRNSLSELEFAMFSGLNNLKVLNLHKNVIELIHPGTFRAVQSLEKVNLGFNYIRNISSDVYQDLINIRELDFELNQIEEINFSDLERLKKLQNLTISYNSLTKVNTSSASVFDNLERIDLQGNFLSNLQQNFLVGLPSLAELSLNHSNVELLRRGVFRSLGNYHNLTTLELANCDIDSIEANSFDHLTKLLILRLNGNNLETVTAVMFRGLNSLEVINLSDNLISFIDVTTFQTMSNLREVLLNNNRLIELDFRMFEFNMLIQNVHLLGNINMSSIYTELIESFTNLEVLQISSCVYCSEALSSLQFVEMNNLTEIVMTEVGLNEIPSSVGYAQRVKEIDLSRNEILQVNSSRIGIKSKRFSLDLSFNKVTNLSLANMDNLTSLLLDYNKLTGISNQTFANLSSLGRVSLTHNEIFEIGRSSFVEVGQLISIDLSYNKITSLPIAPIFHPNTGRLVLHHNQITSVSSSSFDEMVGIYEFDISYNKLQVLDMELLGKMPKLYTFKAAHNSLVQLSSGTFDGNPSLRTVVLSYNKISTLSDQVFSAIDRIHQLFLDGNPLHVVPSNILLNQPWISTLSLSDTKLVTILKSDFAHSKLLQFLDISNNSLNFIEDKSFQLLPNLYRLDISHNSLDSFDALGIEYLTKLVVFYSSNNNFKTISARIFEGSSDMKVLDVSNNQIEVLQDRMFSGLRPYSISLARNNITSLMGDAFDGFYSTHLKSLDLSFNKISYMQKDTFQSLRHLRFLQLQGNNLGNIEDGIFSPLLNNWVTLLNNPWRCDDKICGLRTWLTKHPSFVRGPLFDTLSEDFHGNFLYLNLDDVKCETGSRSSYIGQPIEHLPDGVCLPVPSQSSELTTTPSDPNKDTYVLFLWSGLALGACIVFVVLMVACICIVGRRRRSKRRPNDDLPPPYYEDVAASGDLGRRVGSEDFHLARVKLPPEPLGHYDRKISPNEDPYLSPKYDDLRRTYRVDDDIDPNYIIVE, encoded by the coding sequence TTCTCGTTAGCTGTGCAGTTATTGCTTCTCTTTAATCCTATTGAAGCAACATGGCAGTGCCCTGAGGCATGTTCTTGCACAGGGGCATCACTGGACTGTTTAGCTGCTAGCCTTATTGAGATTCCATCAGAAATCCCTGATACTTATGAAGGCCTATGTTTGGGTTTTAATGATATCCAGAGTGTTGAAAGAGATTCCTTATCACATTTGGGCAATCTAAGGCTGATCGATTTAAGGTCAAATGGAATATTCCAAATAAATGACATGACCTTCCAAGAACTTCAGACATTAGAGACATTGCAGTTATCATCTAATAATCTCCGGGCTATCACAGTCGATTTATTGTCAGGTCTGAGGAGCTTGGAAGTGCTTGATGTTTCAAGCAACGTTATTGATAGAATTGATCCTGGATCATTTGATCATCTACCAAATATAAAAGAGATTTATCTTCAATCAAATCTAATCGAATTGCTTCACCCAATGATGTTTCGGTCACTGGCAAATCTCGAAATTCTTTCTCTCCGAAATAACTTCATCGAGGAGATTGCGTCAACTGCATTACCCCTTCCTTCCAATCTCAGGGAAttggatctaaaatacaatgaCTTGTATGAGATCGATGACAACATTTTCAGACAACAAAGTAGACTTAAGACACTGCTTCTCGGGACCAACTACATATCCTATATCGCAGAGATGGCATTCACCGATATAACTTATCTTGAGGAACTAGATGTCTCCAGCAACGAGCTAGAGTCTATACCGCCTGAAGCTTTGGGTGGTTTACGGAACCTCAACATATTGGACCTCTCCGACAATAAAATTGACGTCATAACTATTGGCGCTTTAAGAACCTTAGAGAAGTTAGAAGAACTTGATCTTACTAGGAATTCTCTCTCTGAACTTGAGTTTGCAATGTTCTCCGGGCTTAACAATctaaaagttttaaatttacaCAAGAACGTCATTGAATTGATCCATCCTGGTACATTCAGAGCTGTGCAATCCTTGGAAAAGGTTAACTTGGGATTTAATTATATCCGAAACATATCCAGCGATGTTTACCAAGATCTCATCAATATCAGAGAATTGGATTTTGAATTAAACCAAATAGAGGAGATCAACTTCTCAGACTTAGAGAGACTCAAAAAGTTGCAGAACCTCACCATATCTTACAACAGTCTCACGAAAGTCAACACCAGTAGTGCATCTGTTTTTGACAACTTAGAGAGGATAGAcctacaaggtaattttctttCCAACCTACAGCAGAACTTTCTTGTTGGTTTACCGTCTTTGGCTGAACTATCACTAAACCACTCAAATGTGGAATTACTTCGTAGAGGCGTCTTCCGgtctctaggtaattatcataACCTTACCACCCTAGAACTCGCAAATTGTGACATAGATTCAATTGAAGCAAATTCATTTGACCATCTAACTAAGTTATTAATACTACGTCTAAATGGCAACAATCTCGAAACTGTGACGGCTGTAATGTTTAGGGGATTGAATAGTTTGGAGGTAATCAATTTATCCGATAACTTAATATCTTTTATCGACGTTACTACTTTCCAAACGATGAGTAATCTCCGCGAGGTACTCTTAAACAACAACAGGCTTATCGAACTCGATTTTAGAATGTTTGAATTCAACATGCTCATCCAAAATGTACATCTACTGGGAAATATCAATATGTCCTCGATATACACTGAATTAATTGAATCCTTCACCAATTTAGAAGTTCTTCAAATCTCCTCGTGTGTTTATTGTTCTGAGGCGCTCTCCTCTTTACAGTTTGTCgaaatgaacaatttaacaGAGATTGTAATGACAGAAGTTGGCTTGAATGAAATTCCCTCTAGTGTAGGTTATGCCCAACGAGTTAAAGAGATCGACTTGTCCAGAAATGAAATTTTACAAGTCAATTCCAGTCGAATTGGTATTAAATCCAAAAGATTTAGTCTTGATTTGTCTTTCAACAAAGTTACCAACCTCTCTCTGGCCAATATGGACAATTTAACGTCACTCTTGCTGGACTACAATAAACTTACTGGTATAAGCAATCAAACCTTTGCCAACTTAAGTTCACTGGGACGAGTAAGTTTAACACATAACGAAATTTTTGAGATTGGAAGGAGCAGCTTTGTTGAAGTAGGACAATTGATTAGTATCGATCTTTCTTACAATAAGATAACCTCTCTCCCGATTGCGCCAATATTTCATCCCAATACTGGTAGACTGGTTCTTCACCATAACCAAATTACTAGTGTATCTTCATCCTCTTTCGATGAGATGGTAGGAATCTATGAGTTTGATATCTCATACAACAAACTGCAAGTCTTAGATATGGAATTGCTTGGCAAAATGCCCAAGTTATACACCTTCAAAGCTGCGCACAACAGCCTAGTTCAATTATCCAGTGGTACATTTGATGGGAATCCAAGCCTGAGAACAGTCGTTTTGTCGTACAATAAAATATCAACGTTATCTGATCAGGTTTTCTCAGCCATAGACCGAATACATCAACTTTTTCTGGATGGAAATCCACTCCATGTTGTTCCATCAAATATATTGCTCAATCAGCCCTGGATAAGTACCCTTTCATTATCAGATACTAAGCTTGTAACGATACTGAAATCTGATTTTGCTCACTCAAAGCTTCTTCAATTTCTTGACATCTCCAACAACTCATTAAACTTCATCGAAGATAAAAGTTTCCAACTGCTTCCGAATTTATATAGACTGGACATTTCTCACAATTCTCTAGATAGCTTTGATGCACTTGGAATTGAGTACCTAACAAAATTGGTCGTCTTTTATAGCAGTAACAATAACTTTAAGACTATTTCCGCAAGAATATTTGAGGGGAGCAGCGATATGAAAGTCCTTGACGTATCTAACAATCAAATCGAAGTATTGCAAGACCGAATGTTTTCGGGTTTGCGACCGTATAGTATATCGCTCGCCAGGAATAATATCACAAGTCTCATGGGGGATGCTTTTGATGGGTTTTATAGCACCCACTTAAAGTCATTAGATCTAAGTTTCAACAAAATATCTTACATGCAGAAGGACACATTCCAAAGCTTAAGACACTTGAGATTTTTACAACTTCAAGGGAACAACCTTGGAAACATCGAAGATGGCATATTCTCACCATTGTTGAATAACTGGGTTACTTTGTTGAATAACCCATGGCGTTGTGATGATAAAATATGTGGCCTTCGAACTTGGCTTACGAAACACCCATCCTTTGTTCGGGGCCCTCTATTTGATACATTGTCAGAAGATTTTCATGGGAATTTCTTATACCTAAATTTGGATGATGTTAAATGTGAAACCGGTAGCAGATCAAGTTACATAGGACAACCCATTGAACATCTTCCAGACGGGGTATGCCTCCCTGTCCCCTCACAATCTAGTGAGTTGACAACAACCCCATCTGATCCGAATAAAGATACATATGTGTTATTTTTGTGGTCGGGTCTTGCTTTAGGAGCTTGCATTGTATTCGTCGTGTTGATGGTTGCCTGCATATGCATAGTAGGAAGGAGGAGAAGGTCAAAACGCAGACCAAACGACGATCTACCACCACCTTATTACGAAGATGTAGCTGCAAGTGGTGATCTGGGCCGGAGGGTAGGTAGTGAGGACTTTCACCTTGCTAGGGTTAAACTTCCACCAGAACCTCTTGGTCATTATGACAGAAAGATTTCTCCCAATGAAGACCCTTATCTGTCTCCAAAATATGATGATTTGCGTAGGACTTATCGTGTGGATGATGACATAGACCCAAACTACATAATTGTCGAATAG